The sequence TAAGAGCACGAGCATGATGTCCACTAAGGGGGTGATGTTGAGTTCGGGCCTATCGTTGTCCCAAACTTCAAAATCCATCATGTTCTTTTGCCATGAGAAAATCGATCTGCATTTGAGCGTATACGGACAAATCGTAAACCTTGCGCTTTAAGATCAAAAAGAACGAGTAGGCGGGGATGGCGGTTAAAATCCCCGCGGCTGTGGCAACCAAAGCCTTAGAGATCACAGGGGCGATCACATCAAAGCTCACCTGCCCACTCAAACGCCCAAAGGCTTCTAAAATCTCCACCACCGTGCCAAAGAGCCCCACAAAGGGGGCGGTGCTGGCGATGATGCTTAAAACCACGAGCCCCGTAGTGTTCTCTTTTAAAAGCTGGTTTTTCCACACCGCCAGCCACTCTTTGGTGGGCTTTTCGGGTGCGCCACTAAAGAGCATGCCTCTTAGGCGCAAGTCCTTGCGTGCGCCCGCCATGATCGCCTCTAAGGCTTGTTGTTCTCTGAAAGCATTGCTCTTAATGGAGATATATTTATAAAAAAACACCCAAAGGGTCAAAATTAGATAAAAAGAGAGCAAACCGAGTACAAATAGGGGGATGAACCCGCTTGTGGCTAAGAAGTTTTGGATCGTTGCCACGGCTACCTCAAACCATGCGCCTCGATGCGTGCGATCACGCTAGAGATCGCCAGCCGATCTGAGCTGGCGTCCTCTAAGAGTTTTTTGGCGGCATACACGGCATCATCGCCCTTAATGAAGACCGCCCCGTCTGCCAAAATATCCACGCTACCACTGCGCACCTCCACATAGCCCCAGCTAATGGCGATCAAACTCTCCTGCCCCTCCCTCATGATCTCAATCACCCCACTTTTGAGCAAGGACACCATGTTGCTATGCCCTTTGAGTACCCCAAATTCGCCCTGGGCTCCGGGCAAGGTTACCCGATCCACCTGCCCTGAGAAAATCAAGCCCTGTGGGACCACAATACTCACCGCTAATTCCATGTCTTATCCTTAAGAAGCGTTCTTTTTGCCCTCTGTTTTCATTTTTTCGTATTTCTCCACGACCTCTTGGATGTTGCCGACCATGTAAAAGGCGTTTTCGGGGATGTCATCGTATTTGCCCTCTAAAATCCCGGCAAAGCCCTCTAGGGTTTCTTTGAGCGTGACATACTTGCCCGGACTGCCCGTGAAAACCTCTGCCACAAAGAAAGGTTGGGAGAGGAATTTTTCCACTTTACGGGCACGCTCCACGATCTTTTTGTCTTCCTCAGAGAGTTCGTCCATCCCCAAAATGGCGATGATGTCTTGCAAGTCTTTATACTTTTGCAAGATTTGTTGAATCCCGGTCGCCACGCGGTAATGCTCGTCTCCGATCACCTGCGGATCTAAAATGCGTGAAGTGGAGTCGAGCGGATCGACAGCGGGGTAAATGCCCTTTTCAGCGATTTTGCGGTTTAACACCGTGGTCGCATCTAGGTGGGCAAACACAGAAGCCGGGGCGGGGTCGGTCAAGTCATCGGCGGGCACATACACGGCTTGCACGGAGGTGATCGAGCCGTTTTTGGTGGAGGTGATGCGCTCTTGCAACTTGCCCATTTCGCTAGCCAGCGTGGGCTGATAACCCACCGCTGAGGGGATACGCCCCAAGAGTGCGGACATTTCTGCCCCTGATTGGGCGTATCTAAAGATGTTGTCAATAAACATCAAAATGTCTAAGCCCTTTTCATCCCTAAAATACTCCGCCATCGTTAGCCCTGTAAAGGCGATGCGGTTTCTTGCCCCCGGGGGCTCGTTCATTTGCCCATAGCACAGGGCGACTTTATCCAACACCCCCCCCTCTTTCATTTCGTGGTAAAGGTCGTTACCCTCCCTCGTGCGCTCGCCCACGCCTGCAAACACAGAGTAACCGCTGTGTTTGTAAGCCACATTGTGGATCAGCTCCATGATGATCACGGTCTTGCCCACGCCTG is a genomic window of Helicobacter sp. NHP19-012 containing:
- a CDS encoding MotA/TolQ/ExbB proton channel family protein — its product is MATIQNFLATSGFIPLFVLGLLSFYLILTLWVFFYKYISIKSNAFREQQALEAIMAGARKDLRLRGMLFSGAPEKPTKEWLAVWKNQLLKENTTGLVVLSIIASTAPFVGLFGTVVEILEAFGRLSGQVSFDVIAPVISKALVATAAGILTAIPAYSFFLILKRKVYDLSVYAQMQIDFLMAKEHDGF
- the atpC gene encoding ATP synthase F1 subunit epsilon gives rise to the protein MELAVSIVVPQGLIFSGQVDRVTLPGAQGEFGVLKGHSNMVSLLKSGVIEIMREGQESLIAISWGYVEVRSGSVDILADGAVFIKGDDAVYAAKKLLEDASSDRLAISSVIARIEAHGLR
- the atpD gene encoding F0F1 ATP synthase subunit beta; amino-acid sequence: MEGKIIQVMGPVVDVDFKDYLPAIYEALDVHYDFDGEAKHLVLEVAAHLGDNRVRTIAMDMTEGLTRGQKVVARGKMIEVPVGEGVLGRIFNVIGEPIDNQPPLEENTQKWAIHRHAPAFEQQSTKTEMFETGIKVVDLLAPYSKGGKVGLFGGAGVGKTVIIMELIHNVAYKHSGYSVFAGVGERTREGNDLYHEMKEGGVLDKVALCYGQMNEPPGARNRIAFTGLTMAEYFRDEKGLDILMFIDNIFRYAQSGAEMSALLGRIPSAVGYQPTLASEMGKLQERITSTKNGSITSVQAVYVPADDLTDPAPASVFAHLDATTVLNRKIAEKGIYPAVDPLDSTSRILDPQVIGDEHYRVATGIQQILQKYKDLQDIIAILGMDELSEEDKKIVERARKVEKFLSQPFFVAEVFTGSPGKYVTLKETLEGFAGILEGKYDDIPENAFYMVGNIQEVVEKYEKMKTEGKKNAS